A genomic window from Elaeis guineensis isolate ETL-2024a chromosome 3, EG11, whole genome shotgun sequence includes:
- the LOC105042439 gene encoding inositol 3-kinase isoform X3: MVHCEEGDGQVPWRGARAALVVGNYCHDVLFRDGRVVGETLGGAASFVSNVLDALSPSSPNSPSHRYVAKVGPDFAYAVAHPPLVAPSSPTTLFHAHFPSQSRPHGQSGYHGDRVLRRVRACDAILPSDLPGDADGFDFGLAAGVAGEIPPETLARMLDLCQVVLVDVQGLIRSFDPADGTVGLVPLRDTGLARLLPRIGFLKASAEEAPFVDIEEARKWCCVIVTEGKDGCRVYWKERELHVPPFPAVQIDPTGAGDSFLGGFVGGLVWGLSVPDAALLGNFFGSLTVGQIGVPKFDQRMLQP, from the coding sequence ATGGTGCACTGCGAGGAAGGGGATGGACAAGTTCCGTGGCGGGGGGCGAGGGCCGCCTTGGTTGTCGGTAACTACTGCCACGACGTCCTCTTCCGAGATGGCCGGGTCGTCGGCGAGACCCTTGGCGGCGCCGCCTCCTTTGTCTCCAACGTTCTCGACGCCCTCTCTCCCTCCTCGCCCAACTCCCCCTCCCACCGCTACGTCGCCAAGGTCGGCCCCGACTTCGCGTACGCCGTCGCCCACCCTCCCCTCGTCGCCCCCTCCTCCCCGACCACCCTTTTCCACGCCCACTTCCCCTCCCAATCCCGGCCCCACGGCCAATCGGGATATCACGGCGACCGCGTCCTCCGGCGGGTCCGCGCCTGCGATGCGATCCTCCCTTCCGACCTTCCGGGTGACGCTGACGGCTTCGACTTCGGCCTGGCCGCCGGCGTCGCGGGGGAGATCCCACCAGAGACCCTGGCACGGATGCTCGACCTCTGCCAAGTCGTGCTGGTGGACGTCCAGGGGCTGATCCGCTCCTTCGACCCGGCCGACGGCACAGTGGGGCTCGTCCCCCTCCGCGACACCGGCTTGGCACGCCTCCTCCCGCGGATCGGGTTCCTCAAGGCCTCCGCCGAGGAGGCTCCCTTCGTGGACATCGAGGAGGCCCGCAAGTGGTGCTGCGTCATCGTCACCGAGGGGAAGGACGGCTGCCGGGTCTACTGGAAGGAGCGGGAGCTGCACGTGCCCCCGTTCCCGGCGGTGCAGATCGATCCGACGGGCGCCGGGGACAGCTTCTTGGGGGGGTTCGTCGGCGGGCTCGTCTGGGGGTTGTCGGTGCCGGACGCCGCGCTTTTGGGAAACTTCTTCGGCTCCCTGACTGTAGGCCAGATTGGCGTGCCCAAGTTTGATCAGAGGATGTTGCAG
- the LOC105042439 gene encoding inositol 3-kinase isoform X2, giving the protein MVHCEEGDGQVPWRGARAALVVGNYCHDVLFRDGRVVGETLGGAASFVSNVLDALSPSSPNSPSHRYVAKVGPDFAYAVAHPPLVAPSSPTTLFHAHFPSQSRPHGQSGYHGDRVLRRVRACDAILPSDLPGDADGFDFGLAAGVAGEIPPETLARMLDLCQVVLVDVQGLIRSFDPADGTVGLVPLRDTGLARLLPRIGFLKASAEEAPFVDIEEARKWCCVIVTEGKDGCRVYWKERELHVPPFPAVQIDPTGAGDSFLGGFVGGLVWGLSVPDAALLGNFFGSLTVGQIGVPKFDQRMLQTCVSLDPFL; this is encoded by the coding sequence ATGGTGCACTGCGAGGAAGGGGATGGACAAGTTCCGTGGCGGGGGGCGAGGGCCGCCTTGGTTGTCGGTAACTACTGCCACGACGTCCTCTTCCGAGATGGCCGGGTCGTCGGCGAGACCCTTGGCGGCGCCGCCTCCTTTGTCTCCAACGTTCTCGACGCCCTCTCTCCCTCCTCGCCCAACTCCCCCTCCCACCGCTACGTCGCCAAGGTCGGCCCCGACTTCGCGTACGCCGTCGCCCACCCTCCCCTCGTCGCCCCCTCCTCCCCGACCACCCTTTTCCACGCCCACTTCCCCTCCCAATCCCGGCCCCACGGCCAATCGGGATATCACGGCGACCGCGTCCTCCGGCGGGTCCGCGCCTGCGATGCGATCCTCCCTTCCGACCTTCCGGGTGACGCTGACGGCTTCGACTTCGGCCTGGCCGCCGGCGTCGCGGGGGAGATCCCACCAGAGACCCTGGCACGGATGCTCGACCTCTGCCAAGTCGTGCTGGTGGACGTCCAGGGGCTGATCCGCTCCTTCGACCCGGCCGACGGCACAGTGGGGCTCGTCCCCCTCCGCGACACCGGCTTGGCACGCCTCCTCCCGCGGATCGGGTTCCTCAAGGCCTCCGCCGAGGAGGCTCCCTTCGTGGACATCGAGGAGGCCCGCAAGTGGTGCTGCGTCATCGTCACCGAGGGGAAGGACGGCTGCCGGGTCTACTGGAAGGAGCGGGAGCTGCACGTGCCCCCGTTCCCGGCGGTGCAGATCGATCCGACGGGCGCCGGGGACAGCTTCTTGGGGGGGTTCGTCGGCGGGCTCGTCTGGGGGTTGTCGGTGCCGGACGCCGCGCTTTTGGGAAACTTCTTCGGCTCCCTGACTGTAGGCCAGATTGGCGTGCCCAAGTTTGATCAGAGGATGTTGCAG